One window of Ralstonia pickettii DTP0602 genomic DNA carries:
- a CDS encoding acyltransferase (K00680: E2.3.1.-; [EC:2.3.1.-]): protein MPSTIPEHHLPRAGTASTPRASSPPARSAVRAHATQSPTLTRLDSIQALRGLAAAFVVVFHSGLALGGPDAPVLGWLTDNVIKRGHVGVDVFFVISGFIIAWVAVLARPRPERPLSFLIRRGFRLAPPYWTMSAIHALLLNPVTPAAFAASLVFLPTSTAQAPYYGYPVLYVGWSLNYELAFYGAFALGLLLAGRRALLVVLALFALATLVLPWWRFGTLVADPAQGYPLASPWLAMASNPLVLEFLLGCGLAWAYARWRHLLTPAIALGMLAIGGAAFALSLPLVGPDFSLIGRGLPAALLLAGVVAAEHAGVLRVPRALVWLGELSFALYLTHPTVIEGVKRLMPQLTPDQTGLQLLRFAIDAALALGLALLLHRWVELPGIAAGRRLARG from the coding sequence GTGCCGTCGACTATTCCAGAACACCACCTTCCCCGGGCCGGCACCGCATCAACGCCACGGGCCTCATCACCGCCGGCCCGATCTGCAGTCCGGGCACACGCGACCCAGTCCCCCACCCTCACCCGGCTCGACAGCATCCAGGCCCTGCGCGGACTGGCCGCTGCCTTCGTGGTGGTCTTCCACTCGGGCCTTGCGCTCGGCGGCCCGGACGCGCCGGTGCTCGGCTGGCTGACCGACAACGTGATCAAGCGCGGCCATGTCGGCGTCGATGTGTTCTTCGTCATCAGCGGCTTCATCATCGCGTGGGTCGCGGTGCTGGCCCGGCCCAGGCCGGAGCGCCCGCTCAGCTTCCTCATCCGCCGCGGTTTCCGGCTGGCGCCGCCGTACTGGACCATGTCGGCGATCCATGCGCTGCTGCTCAACCCGGTGACGCCGGCGGCGTTCGCCGCATCGCTGGTCTTCCTGCCGACTTCCACCGCGCAGGCGCCCTATTACGGTTATCCGGTGCTGTATGTGGGCTGGTCGCTCAACTATGAGCTGGCGTTCTACGGGGCCTTTGCGCTCGGCCTGCTGCTGGCCGGGCGGCGCGCGCTGCTGGTGGTGCTGGCGCTGTTCGCGCTGGCCACGCTGGTGCTGCCGTGGTGGCGCTTCGGCACGTTGGTGGCCGATCCCGCGCAGGGCTATCCGTTAGCCTCGCCGTGGCTGGCGATGGCGAGCAATCCGCTGGTGCTGGAGTTCCTGCTGGGCTGCGGGCTGGCGTGGGCCTATGCGCGCTGGCGCCACCTGCTGACGCCCGCGATCGCGCTGGGCATGCTGGCGATCGGCGGCGCGGCGTTCGCGCTGTCGCTGCCGCTGGTCGGGCCGGACTTCAGCCTGATCGGCCGTGGCCTGCCCGCAGCGCTGCTACTGGCCGGCGTGGTGGCGGCCGAGCACGCCGGCGTGCTGCGCGTGCCGCGGGCGCTGGTATGGCTGGGCGAGCTGTCGTTCGCGCTCTACCTGACCCACCCCACGGTGATCGAGGGCGTCAAGCGGCTGATGCCGCAACTGACGCCGGACCAGACCGGCCTGCAGCTGCTGCGCTTTGCCATCGACGCGGCGCTGGCGCTGGGCCTGGCGCTGCTGCTGCACCGCTGGGTCGAGCTGCCCGGCATCGCCGCCGGCCGGCGGCTGGCGCGCGGCTGA
- a CDS encoding histidine utilization repressor (K05836: hutC; GntR family transcriptional regulator, histidine utilization repressor): MSLVSDSMPAPLYARVKQHISSKIADGSWPPHHRVPSETELVEALGVSRMTVHRALRELTAEGMLVRLQGVGTFVAEPKRRTALYAVNNIADDIASRGHRHRARVISLGEERAGPAQAAALDVALDQRVFHSVIVHYEDDVAIQLEDRYVNTAVAPDYLEQDFALETPYQYLSRVAPLTEGEHVVEAVLALPEECALLNIERGEPCLLIRRRTWSAGRVVTSVRLVHPGSLHRLEGRFTS; the protein is encoded by the coding sequence TTGTCGCTCGTGTCCGACTCTATGCCGGCGCCGCTTTATGCGCGCGTCAAGCAGCACATCAGTAGCAAGATTGCTGACGGTAGCTGGCCGCCCCATCATCGCGTGCCGTCGGAGACGGAACTGGTGGAGGCGCTTGGGGTGAGCCGGATGACGGTGCATCGCGCGTTGCGGGAGTTGACGGCGGAGGGAATGTTGGTGCGGTTGCAGGGGGTTGGGACGTTTGTGGCCGAGCCCAAGCGGCGGACTGCGCTTTATGCGGTCAACAATATTGCCGATGACATTGCTTCACGCGGGCATCGGCATCGGGCGCGGGTAATCAGTCTGGGTGAGGAGCGCGCCGGGCCGGCGCAGGCGGCGGCTTTGGATGTGGCGCTGGATCAGCGGGTGTTTCATTCGGTGATCGTGCATTACGAGGATGATGTGGCGATTCAGTTGGAGGATCGGTATGTCAATACCGCGGTGGCGCCGGATTATCTGGAGCAGGATTTCGCGCTTGAAACGCCCTATCAGTATCTCTCTCGGGTTGCGCCGTTGACTGAAGGGGAGCATGTGGTTGAGGCTGTTCTGGCGTTGCCTGAGGAATGTGCTTTGCTGAATATTGAGCGGGGCGAGCCTTGTTTGTTGATTCGGCGGCGGACTTGGTCTGCGGGACGGGTGGTGACTTCGGTGCGGTTGGTGCATCCCGGGTCGTTGCATCGGTTGGAGGGGAGGTTTACGTCTTAG
- a CDS encoding cytochrome C has protein sequence MARFLRVAALGLAGTAVVVAAVAYAAVWVGERKAARIVPVKVTPVAVREDAAAIAHGKYLYESRGCMECHGAGAGGKQVFDDPSGLSVRAPDLTQGNPDIAGYRNVDWVRSIRHGVAPSGRPLLIMPSEDYNRLSDEDLGALVGYLRSLPPGMGAPADIRLPWMVRALYGVGVVRDAASKIDHSLPAQPAMVPTASAQYGGYVANACLGCHGHDFSGGKIPGAPPDWPPAADLRPVSGGAMSRYGQASAFIEMMRSGKRPDGTQLSRVMPFDSFGRMNDTELTALYLYLAGMPRK, from the coding sequence ATGGCGCGTTTTCTGCGAGTGGCGGCGTTGGGGCTGGCCGGCACGGCCGTGGTGGTCGCCGCGGTGGCTTATGCCGCGGTGTGGGTGGGCGAGCGCAAGGCGGCGCGTATCGTGCCGGTCAAGGTGACGCCCGTGGCCGTGCGCGAGGACGCCGCCGCGATCGCCCACGGCAAGTACCTGTATGAGTCGCGCGGCTGCATGGAGTGCCATGGCGCCGGCGCCGGCGGCAAGCAGGTGTTCGACGATCCCAGCGGCCTGAGCGTGCGCGCGCCCGACCTGACGCAGGGCAACCCGGACATCGCCGGCTACCGGAACGTGGACTGGGTAAGGAGCATCCGGCACGGCGTGGCGCCTTCGGGCCGCCCGCTGCTGATCATGCCGAGCGAGGACTACAACCGCCTGAGCGACGAAGACCTGGGAGCGCTCGTGGGATATCTGCGCAGCCTGCCGCCGGGCATGGGCGCGCCGGCCGATATCCGCCTGCCGTGGATGGTGCGCGCGCTGTACGGCGTAGGCGTGGTGCGGGATGCGGCGTCCAAGATCGACCACAGCCTGCCGGCGCAGCCTGCCATGGTGCCGACGGCCTCGGCGCAGTACGGCGGCTATGTCGCCAATGCCTGCCTGGGTTGCCACGGGCACGATTTCAGCGGTGGCAAGATCCCCGGGGCGCCACCGGACTGGCCGCCCGCGGCGGACCTGCGACCGGTCTCGGGCGGGGCGATGTCGCGCTACGGCCAGGCCTCGGCCTTTATCGAGATGATGCGCAGCGGCAAGCGGCCCGACGGCACGCAGCTGAGCCGCGTCATGCCTTTCGATTCGTTCGGGCGCATGAACGATACCGAGCTGACGGCGCTGTACCTCTACCTTGCCGGCATGCCGCGCAAGTAA
- a CDS encoding urocanate hydratase (catalyzes the formation of 4-imidazolone-5-propanoate from urocanate during histidine metabolism~K01712: hutU, UROC1; urocanate hydratase [EC:4.2.1.49]), which produces MTTPTRFRDTEIRAPRGTKLTAKSWLTEAPLRMLMNNLDPEVAENPKELVVYGGIGRAARNWECYDRIVEALTRLEDNQTLLVQSGKPVGVFQTHRDAPRVLIANSNLVPHWANWEHFNELDAKGLAMYGQMTAGSWIYIGSQGIVQGTYETFVEAGRQHYNGDLKGRWVLTAGLGGMGGAQPLAATLAGACSLNIECQQSRIDFRLKTRYVDEQATDLDDALARIDRYTSQGKAISIALCANAAEVLPELVRRGVRPDMVTDQTSAHDPLNGYLPAGWSWDEYRERAQREPAVVVKAAKASMAAHVQAMLAFQKMGVPTFDYGNNIRQMAKEEGVANAFDFPGFVPAYIRPLFCRGIGPFRWVALSGDPQDIYKTDAKVKELIPDDEHLHRWLDMARERISFQGLPARICWVGLGLRAKLGLAFNEMVRSGELSAPVVIGRDHLDSGSVASPNRETEAMQDGSDAVSDWPLLNALLNTASGATWVSLHHGGGVGMGFSQHSGVVIVCDGTDEAAARIARVLHNDPATGVMRHADAGYQIAVDCAREQGLDLPMLRD; this is translated from the coding sequence GTGACCACCCCCACCCGCTTCCGCGACACCGAAATCCGCGCCCCCCGCGGCACCAAACTCACCGCCAAGAGCTGGCTCACCGAAGCCCCCTTGCGCATGCTGATGAACAACCTCGACCCCGAGGTCGCCGAAAACCCGAAAGAACTCGTCGTCTACGGCGGCATCGGCCGCGCCGCCCGCAACTGGGAATGCTACGACCGCATCGTCGAAGCCCTCACCCGCCTGGAAGACAACCAGACCCTGCTGGTCCAGTCCGGCAAACCCGTCGGCGTGTTCCAGACCCACCGCGACGCCCCCCGCGTGCTGATCGCCAACTCCAACCTGGTCCCCCACTGGGCCAACTGGGAACACTTCAACGAACTCGACGCCAAGGGCCTGGCCATGTACGGCCAGATGACCGCCGGCAGCTGGATCTACATCGGCAGCCAGGGCATCGTGCAAGGCACGTATGAAACCTTTGTCGAAGCCGGCCGCCAGCACTACAACGGCGACCTGAAGGGCCGCTGGGTACTGACCGCTGGCCTCGGCGGCATGGGCGGCGCGCAGCCGCTGGCCGCGACGCTGGCCGGCGCCTGCTCGCTCAACATCGAATGCCAGCAAAGCCGCATCGATTTCCGCCTGAAGACCCGCTACGTCGACGAGCAAGCCACCGACCTGGACGACGCCCTCGCCCGCATCGACCGCTACACCTCGCAAGGCAAGGCCATCTCGATCGCCCTGTGCGCCAACGCCGCCGAAGTCCTGCCCGAGCTGGTGCGCCGCGGCGTGCGCCCGGACATGGTCACTGACCAGACCAGCGCCCATGACCCGCTCAACGGCTACCTGCCGGCAGGTTGGAGCTGGGACGAATATCGCGAGCGCGCGCAGCGCGAGCCGGCGGTGGTAGTCAAGGCCGCCAAGGCCTCGATGGCCGCGCACGTGCAAGCCATGCTCGCGTTCCAGAAGATGGGCGTGCCCACCTTCGACTACGGCAACAACATCCGCCAGATGGCCAAGGAAGAAGGCGTGGCCAATGCCTTTGACTTCCCCGGCTTCGTGCCCGCGTATATCCGCCCGCTGTTCTGCCGCGGCATCGGCCCGTTCCGCTGGGTCGCGCTGTCGGGCGATCCGCAGGACATCTACAAGACCGACGCCAAGGTCAAGGAACTGATCCCCGATGACGAGCACCTGCACCGCTGGCTCGACATGGCGCGCGAGCGCATCAGCTTCCAGGGCCTGCCGGCGCGCATCTGCTGGGTGGGACTGGGCCTGCGCGCCAAGCTGGGCCTGGCGTTCAACGAGATGGTGCGCAGTGGCGAGCTGTCGGCGCCGGTCGTGATCGGCCGCGACCACCTGGACTCCGGCTCGGTCGCCAGCCCCAACCGCGAGACCGAGGCCATGCAGGACGGCTCGGATGCCGTGTCCGACTGGCCGCTGCTGAACGCGCTGCTCAACACCGCCAGCGGCGCCACCTGGGTCTCGCTGCATCACGGCGGCGGCGTGGGCATGGGCTTCTCGCAGCATTCCGGCGTTGTGATCGTGTGCGACGGCACCGATGAGGCTGCCGCCCGCATCGCCCGCGTGCTGCACAACGACCCCGCCACCGGCGTGATGCGCCATGCCGACGCCGGCTACCAGATCGCCGTCGACTGCGCACGCGAGCAGGGCCTGGACCTGCCGATGTTGCGCGACTGA
- a CDS encoding diguanylate cyclase: MTPDTAPPSHQAATALPAPPRRRWQPLLLAGTGFFVLAAAGLWLARLPGTVAAIWLANAFGLGLLLHRPRGEGPWLLAGMLAAGVLANHAAGDSLGTALMLSGANLFEILCAAGLLRLLDRHAGLDRHGPLAAFAVMLAVAGILAPALGASAGAVIIAHAYGSPVAPVWWTWWQSSALGMAVLLPMMLSMTAARVRAAFARPLLAPQAGLLALSLGFGAFAQWQGHDPFAAMSLPLVLVALAGNPFATALLTLVVTLGMEVLMLAAHGHEPVPLSAAVIMVFPVCIAYLTEQNRHGAASLRRSDKRFRQAMEHSAIGMALVGRDGRWQTVNRALTELLGYSADELCELSFQQITHPDDLDDDLRAARSLLAGEVESYRREKRYRHKDGEYRWALLAVSVVRDEHSGEPQHFITQVEDIHTRKLAQQELERLTRRIQLAVEAGGVGIWEWDFTSAGITWDARMHALHGTDPAAGAPVVDQWIEMLHPEDVNRVRAEMRQAIRGDAPFDTEYRIVRPGGEVRHVRAMATVTRNPDGIAYALVGTNWDITEQRHLTEALFEEKERLHITLRSIGDAVICTDAAMRVTFMNPIAEQLTGWTMASATGLPLEQVFRIVDESTGNPIPSPVEACLRTLVPAYLQDGAVLQSLTGERHDVQDSAAPVLTARGEVLGAVLVFQDITTARALQRELARSAMHDALTGLPNRTWFEKRLREACDAARLQGHRAALCFIDLDRFKIVNDTAGHGAGDVLLRELGYLIRNHVRPDDVLARLGGDEFALLLKDCTVDQAEQVCQDVIDAIRGRRFPWEGRVYDVGASIGIAAIDLDVPPVSELMSRADVACYAAKAAGRSRVSVYRRGESDARRHHRELEIAAGIHSALEANRFRLFAQEIRALQPEDADEGSEPRHIEILVRMVDEHGELIMPGAFIPAAERYDLMGHIDRWVIHHVLRGYGERLRAVPGLSVSINLSANSLGEPFLLPFLHAELEASALPASRIRLEITETALINNMSAANRLVLEMRRAGCTVSLDDFGSGLSSFAYLKQFPVDYLKIDGSFIRQLADNAVDREIVSSINDIGHRLGVLTVAEWVEDERTLDALRAIGVDYAQGYAIGRPEPLDAFLQSCGPRDVEMS; this comes from the coding sequence ATGACGCCCGACACGGCCCCACCGAGCCACCAGGCCGCCACCGCCCTCCCCGCTCCGCCGCGCCGCCGCTGGCAGCCCTTGCTGCTGGCGGGCACCGGCTTTTTCGTGCTGGCGGCGGCGGGCCTCTGGCTGGCGCGACTGCCCGGCACCGTAGCGGCGATCTGGCTGGCCAATGCCTTCGGGCTGGGGCTGCTCTTGCATCGCCCGCGCGGGGAGGGGCCCTGGCTGCTGGCGGGCATGCTGGCCGCCGGCGTGCTGGCCAACCATGCCGCCGGCGACAGCCTCGGCACCGCGCTGATGCTGTCCGGCGCCAACCTGTTCGAGATCCTGTGCGCCGCCGGGCTGCTGCGCCTGCTGGACCGGCATGCCGGGCTCGATCGCCATGGCCCGCTGGCCGCCTTCGCGGTGATGCTGGCGGTGGCCGGCATCCTGGCACCGGCGCTGGGCGCCAGCGCCGGCGCCGTGATCATCGCGCATGCCTATGGCAGCCCCGTTGCGCCGGTGTGGTGGACCTGGTGGCAGTCGAGCGCGCTGGGTATGGCGGTGCTGCTGCCGATGATGCTGTCGATGACGGCCGCGCGCGTGCGTGCCGCCTTCGCGCGGCCGCTGCTGGCGCCGCAGGCGGGCCTGCTGGCGCTGAGCCTTGGCTTCGGCGCCTTCGCCCAGTGGCAGGGCCACGACCCGTTCGCGGCGATGTCGCTGCCGCTGGTGCTGGTGGCGCTGGCCGGCAACCCGTTCGCCACCGCGTTGCTGACGCTGGTGGTCACGCTGGGCATGGAGGTGCTGATGCTCGCCGCCCACGGCCATGAGCCGGTGCCGCTGTCGGCGGCGGTGATCATGGTGTTCCCGGTCTGCATCGCCTACCTCACCGAGCAGAACCGGCACGGCGCCGCCAGCCTGCGCCGCAGCGACAAGCGCTTCCGTCAGGCGATGGAGCATTCGGCGATCGGCATGGCGCTGGTCGGCAGGGACGGCCGCTGGCAGACCGTCAATCGCGCCTTGACCGAGCTGCTCGGCTATAGCGCGGACGAGCTGTGCGAACTCAGCTTCCAGCAGATCACCCACCCCGACGACCTGGACGACGACCTGCGCGCGGCCCGCAGCCTGCTGGCGGGCGAGGTCGAGTCCTACCGCCGGGAAAAGCGCTACCGCCACAAGGACGGCGAGTACCGCTGGGCGCTGCTGGCGGTATCGGTGGTGCGCGACGAGCACAGCGGCGAGCCGCAGCACTTCATCACGCAGGTCGAGGACATCCACACCCGCAAGTTGGCGCAGCAAGAACTGGAACGGCTGACGCGTCGCATCCAGCTGGCGGTGGAAGCCGGCGGCGTGGGCATCTGGGAGTGGGACTTCACCAGCGCCGGCATTACCTGGGACGCACGCATGCATGCACTGCACGGCACCGACCCCGCCGCGGGCGCGCCGGTGGTGGACCAGTGGATCGAGATGCTGCATCCGGAGGACGTCAACCGCGTCAGGGCCGAGATGCGCCAGGCCATCCGCGGCGACGCCCCGTTTGACACCGAATACCGCATCGTGCGTCCCGGCGGCGAGGTGCGCCACGTGCGCGCGATGGCGACTGTTACCCGCAACCCCGACGGCATCGCCTACGCGCTGGTCGGCACCAACTGGGACATCACCGAGCAGCGGCACCTGACCGAGGCGTTGTTCGAAGAGAAGGAACGCCTGCACATCACGCTGCGCTCGATCGGCGATGCGGTGATCTGCACCGATGCGGCCATGCGCGTGACCTTCATGAACCCGATCGCGGAGCAGCTGACCGGTTGGACCATGGCCAGCGCCACCGGCCTGCCGCTGGAGCAGGTCTTCCGCATCGTCGACGAATCCACCGGCAACCCGATACCCAGCCCGGTCGAGGCCTGCCTGCGCACGCTCGTGCCCGCCTACCTGCAGGACGGCGCGGTGCTGCAGAGCCTGACCGGCGAGCGCCACGACGTGCAGGACTCGGCCGCGCCGGTGCTGACCGCGCGCGGCGAGGTGCTGGGCGCGGTGCTGGTGTTCCAGGACATCACCACCGCGCGCGCGCTGCAGCGCGAACTGGCGCGCTCGGCCATGCACGATGCGCTGACCGGCCTGCCCAACCGCACCTGGTTCGAGAAGCGACTGAGAGAGGCCTGCGATGCCGCGCGGCTGCAGGGCCACCGCGCTGCGCTGTGCTTTATCGACCTGGACCGCTTCAAGATCGTCAACGACACCGCCGGCCACGGCGCCGGCGACGTGCTGCTGCGCGAGCTGGGCTACCTGATCCGCAACCACGTGCGGCCTGACGACGTGCTGGCGCGCCTGGGCGGCGACGAGTTCGCGCTGCTGCTCAAGGACTGCACCGTGGACCAGGCCGAGCAGGTGTGTCAGGACGTGATCGACGCCATCCGCGGCCGCCGCTTCCCGTGGGAGGGGCGCGTCTACGACGTGGGCGCCAGCATCGGCATCGCCGCGATCGACCTCGACGTGCCGCCGGTCAGCGAACTGATGAGCCGCGCCGACGTGGCCTGCTACGCCGCCAAGGCCGCCGGCCGCAGCCGCGTCTCGGTCTACCGCCGCGGCGAGAGCGACGCGCGCCGTCACCACCGCGAGCTGGAAATCGCCGCCGGCATCCATTCCGCGCTGGAAGCCAACCGCTTCCGCCTGTTCGCGCAGGAGATCCGCGCGCTGCAGCCCGAGGATGCCGATGAGGGCAGCGAGCCCCGCCACATCGAGATCCTGGTGCGCATGGTCGACGAGCACGGCGAGCTGATCATGCCCGGCGCCTTTATCCCCGCGGCCGAGCGCTACGACCTGATGGGCCATATCGACCGCTGGGTGATCCACCACGTGCTGCGCGGCTACGGCGAGCGGCTGCGCGCGGTGCCGGGGCTGTCGGTGTCGATCAACCTGTCGGCCAACTCGCTGGGCGAGCCGTTCCTGCTGCCCTTCCTGCATGCCGAGCTGGAAGCGAGCGCGCTGCCCGCCAGCCGCATCCGGCTGGAGATCACCGAGACCGCACTGATCAACAACATGTCCGCGGCTAACCGGCTGGTGCTGGAGATGCGGCGCGCGGGCTGTACGGTGTCGCTGGATGATTTCGGCTCGGGGCTGTCGTCGTTCGCGTACCTGAAGCAGTTCCCCGTGGACTACCTGAAGATCGACGGCAGTTTTATCCGGCAGCTCGCCGACAACGCAGTGGACCGGGAGATCGTCAGCTCGATCAACGATATCGGGCACCGGCTCGGGGTGCTGACGGTGGCGGAGTGGGTGGAGGATGAACGCACGCTCGACGCGCTGCGCGCGATCGGCGTGGATTATGCGCAGGGGTATGCGATCGGGCGGCCGGAGCCGCTGGATGCGTTCCTGCAGTCGTGCGGGCCGCGGGATGTGGAGATGTCCTGA
- a CDS encoding membrane protein, giving the protein MSIDTTAGVAVAAPQPQLSRTRAIAAITIGNGLEFYDFVVYSFFATLIGRLYFPVDNPTGQLLMSFATFGVGFLMRPLGGLLIGMYADRAGRKPAVALTLWLMGLSSLIFVVTPPYAQIGILAPIMVVVARLVQGFAIGGEMGASTALLLEYADDRTRGFYTAWQPFSQGLAALLGAITGLVLSNLLAPAELEAWGWRLAFLIGILVIPVGLVIRRRLEETATPVRHGEHAAQWPLLRRHGREIIASILLMIGLASSTYIVVYYLSNYAVSVLKMPLSLGIWAACVAALVQVVLSPFAGWLSDRIGRKTVVLWSRVALLVMIYPAFVLINAEPSLTRLLVVVGCLSVPMSMTAPASMVLVSEVLPQRLRATGLSIAYCVAIAIFGGFAQYFSTRLIQITGDANAPALYVIGCGLVSLIGLAMVPETLGRRLK; this is encoded by the coding sequence ATGTCCATCGACACCACCGCCGGCGTGGCGGTCGCGGCGCCGCAGCCGCAGCTGTCACGCACGCGCGCCATTGCCGCCATCACCATCGGCAATGGCCTGGAGTTCTACGATTTCGTGGTCTACAGCTTCTTTGCGACGCTGATCGGCCGCCTCTATTTCCCCGTCGACAATCCCACCGGGCAACTGCTGATGTCCTTCGCCACCTTCGGCGTCGGCTTCCTGATGCGCCCGCTGGGCGGCCTGCTGATCGGCATGTACGCCGACCGCGCGGGGCGCAAGCCGGCGGTGGCGCTGACGCTGTGGCTGATGGGCCTGAGTTCGCTGATCTTCGTGGTGACGCCGCCGTACGCGCAGATCGGCATCCTGGCGCCGATCATGGTGGTGGTGGCGCGACTGGTGCAAGGCTTTGCCATCGGTGGCGAGATGGGCGCATCGACCGCGCTGCTGCTGGAATACGCCGATGACCGCACGCGCGGCTTCTATACCGCGTGGCAGCCGTTCAGCCAGGGACTTGCTGCACTGCTGGGCGCGATTACCGGGCTGGTGCTGAGCAACCTGCTGGCGCCGGCGGAGCTGGAAGCCTGGGGCTGGCGCCTCGCCTTCCTGATCGGCATCCTCGTCATCCCGGTCGGCCTCGTCATCCGCCGCCGGCTGGAAGAAACCGCCACGCCCGTGCGCCACGGCGAGCACGCCGCACAATGGCCGCTGCTGCGCCGCCACGGGCGCGAGATCATCGCCAGCATCCTGCTGATGATCGGCCTGGCCTCGTCGACCTATATCGTCGTGTACTACCTCAGCAACTACGCGGTCAGCGTGCTGAAGATGCCGCTGTCGCTGGGCATCTGGGCGGCGTGCGTCGCGGCGCTGGTGCAGGTGGTGCTGTCGCCGTTCGCCGGCTGGCTGAGCGACCGCATCGGCCGCAAGACCGTGGTGCTGTGGTCGCGCGTGGCGCTGCTGGTGATGATCTACCCGGCCTTCGTGCTGATCAATGCCGAGCCGTCGCTCACGCGCCTGCTCGTGGTGGTGGGCTGCCTGTCGGTGCCGATGTCGATGACCGCGCCGGCCTCGATGGTGCTGGTCAGCGAGGTGCTGCCGCAGCGGCTGCGCGCCACCGGGCTGTCGATCGCCTATTGCGTGGCGATCGCGATTTTCGGCGGCTTTGCGCAGTATTTCTCGACTCGGCTGATCCAGATCACCGGTGATGCCAATGCGCCGGCGCTGTACGTGATCGGCTGCGGGCTGGTGTCGCTGATCGGGCTGGCGATGGTGCCGGAAACGCTGGGGCGCCGCTTGAAATGA
- a CDS encoding formimidoylglutamase (catalyzes the formation of glutamate and formamide from N-formimidoyl-L-glutamate~K01479: hutG; formiminoglutamase [EC:3.5.3.8]), translating to MSELATLAAPLAPDTVWRGRRDAGEAGDTRRLFEIVAGCATAREAGVPVLLGFCCDAGVLRNQGRPGAAGGPREIRRALAGVPAHGIGRFIDGGDIDCEGDALEDAQQRLGAAVAAELAAGAFPLVLGGGHEVAWGTWQGLRAHLDARADRGRVLIVNLDAHFDLRSSRPGSSGTPFDQIATDCLRRGDRFDYACLGVSRLGNTASLFARANALGVRYVEDVDMQERHLEARLAALDEWVADADHVYLTIDLDVLPAAVMPGVSAPAAYGVPLAVVEAITTRLRDSGKLRVADIAEFNPLYDRDGCGARVAARLCYRLLGG from the coding sequence ATGAGCGAGCTTGCAACACTGGCGGCGCCGCTGGCACCGGATACGGTCTGGCGCGGCCGCCGCGATGCTGGCGAGGCGGGCGACACCCGCCGCCTGTTCGAGATCGTCGCGGGGTGCGCCACGGCGCGCGAGGCAGGCGTGCCGGTGCTGCTCGGCTTCTGCTGCGATGCCGGCGTGCTGCGCAACCAGGGCCGCCCCGGCGCCGCCGGCGGTCCGCGCGAAATCCGCCGCGCGCTCGCCGGCGTGCCGGCCCACGGCATCGGCCGCTTTATCGACGGTGGCGATATCGACTGCGAAGGCGATGCGCTGGAAGACGCGCAGCAGCGGCTGGGCGCAGCGGTCGCCGCCGAACTGGCCGCGGGCGCGTTCCCGCTGGTGCTGGGCGGTGGTCATGAAGTGGCTTGGGGCACGTGGCAAGGGCTGCGCGCGCACCTGGATGCGCGGGCTGACCGCGGCCGCGTGCTGATCGTCAACCTGGATGCCCACTTCGACCTGCGCAGCAGCCGGCCCGGCAGCTCGGGCACGCCGTTCGACCAGATTGCCACCGACTGCCTGCGCCGCGGCGACCGCTTCGACTATGCCTGCCTGGGTGTGAGCCGGCTCGGCAATACCGCCTCGCTGTTCGCACGCGCCAACGCGCTGGGCGTGCGCTATGTCGAGGATGTCGACATGCAGGAACGCCACCTCGAAGCACGCCTCGCCGCGCTGGACGAGTGGGTGGCCGACGCCGACCACGTCTACCTCACCATCGACCTCGACGTGCTGCCGGCGGCCGTGATGCCCGGGGTCTCGGCCCCGGCTGCCTATGGCGTGCCGCTCGCCGTGGTCGAGGCCATTACCACGCGGTTGCGCGACAGCGGCAAGCTGCGCGTGGCGGATATCGCCGAATTCAATCCCCTCTATGACCGCGACGGCTGCGGTGCGCGCGTGGCGGCGCGGCTGTGTTATCGGCTGCTCGGCGGCTAG
- a CDS encoding isomerase, with product MSAAIQAQATPAADLATLADRYLAAWNETDAARRRELIALAWTESASYVDPLMRGDGHAGIDAMIAAVQAKFPGFRFTRVTPVDAHGEHLRFTWELGPAGEPALVVGTDFATVSADGRLARMTGFIDRAPAGLA from the coding sequence ATGTCCGCTGCCATCCAAGCCCAAGCCACCCCCGCTGCCGACCTCGCCACCCTCGCCGACCGCTACCTCGCCGCCTGGAATGAAACCGATGCCGCGCGCCGGCGCGAGCTGATCGCGCTGGCGTGGACGGAATCGGCAAGCTATGTCGATCCGCTGATGCGCGGCGACGGCCATGCCGGCATCGACGCCATGATCGCCGCGGTGCAGGCGAAATTCCCCGGGTTCCGCTTCACCCGCGTAACCCCGGTCGACGCGCACGGCGAGCACCTGCGCTTTACCTGGGAACTGGGCCCGGCTGGCGAGCCCGCGCTGGTGGTCGGCACGGACTTCGCCACCGTGTCGGCCGACGGCCGGCTGGCGCGCATGACCGGCTTTATCGACCGCGCCCCGGCCGGGCTGGCCTGA